The following nucleotide sequence is from Mytilus trossulus isolate FHL-02 chromosome 9, PNRI_Mtr1.1.1.hap1, whole genome shotgun sequence.
ACTGGTCTTTATGGGGTAAGAGATGAAAACAGCGAAGAACTTCTCCGAGGTTTCCTCCataatgaaattggtattgattacaaaattgaattagGTAATGTCCATCGTTTTGGACGAAGTCAGCGCGGTATGAGACCAATCGTCGCACGATTTCTATATCAAGCCGATTTGCAGTATGTACTAGAAATGCTTACAGGTTACACAATACTAGATATGGTATCAAACAGCAGTTTCCAAAAGAAATAGAAGACAGAAGGACAAAATTGTATCCAATCATGAAAGAAGCAAAGTACAAAAGAAGAAATGTGAAACTTGTTCGCGACCGACTCTATATCGACAATGAACTGTATGAGATATATGATGACATCGGCACATTTGATCGCCAAGGACACCCAGAAAAACGTAACGATGCCACACCTGAAAACGAACATTCGACGCCATCTTAAATCTTCTACCCCGAATTGTGTTATATATGGAGAATTAGGACGTTATCCTATTAGTTTAGATATCAAGGTTCGCATTATTTCATACTGGGTGAAACTGATTTTTAGCAAATCCAGTAAATAATCAGCAATTGCatacaaattaatgtttatatcatgtaaataatgttaaacTTTATTGGATGAAATGTAtagaattttttcttaatgaaacTGGTTTATCTTATGTATGGTTATCTCAAACTTgtataaatgaaatttggtCAAAGACTGTTGTAAGAACATCTCTCCAAgatcaatttaaacaaacatggCACTCAGACATTCAAACGaaatcaaaaacattaaattatcgCCTTTTCAAGGAACTTTTCGGATTCGAAAAGTGTTTAGACTTTTTGGAACCCCGTGATATCTATACTTTGTGTCAATTTAGACTCATTAATCACAGATTACCTATAGGAAGTGGaagatggaaaaaaaatcagagaGATAAAAGAATATGCGAGTTATGCGACTTTAAAGATCTTGGAGATGAATTCCACTATGTAATGAAGTGTAAATTTATGACTATCGCTAAAAAGTATATTGATTatccaaatataattaaatttaaggaaataataatatgaaaaaacaatcatctgtaaaaaaaaagctatgtacattttataagGCATATCAATTCATGTGTGTTTTCTCCTGGCTAAACTCaacttatatatgtaaataGTGTACATATTATGTTTTCTCTAATTTATAACTGTgttatttattacatgtaactTTTATATACCATTGTATTGACGAAGATTTgtcagaataaatatatatatatatactagattatggactttccgatttgattttcctctgagttcagtacgtttgtgatttaacttttgatTAACATCATAGTTATAGGTATTCATATGAAACTATGAAAACTTGCTGAACTGATCACCTAAAactacatatcatatatatcataaacacaATACATACCTACTAAATAGGAATACAaaacgttttgtttttcttgGCTGTCTATTTTGACCAGTGATGTATTTTGTGATTGGCATGTTGAAACAGCATCATGGTATATTACTTTAacattataaaacttaataCATAGCATGACACTTGATTTGTATGAATATCCTTCTTCTGTCAGACAGTTGTTTAcatctgtaaataaaaacatcaatatgAATGCGTCCGAATCACTTTTCTAGATTTGCTGGCAAAAGGAACTTTCAAAGCTAAAAAAATTTGAGAGAccgaataaaggcaacagttgtattCCGGTGTTCAAACTCACAAATTGTTTGAGAGATAGCAAATACGTCAAAACTGGTGACGAGatattttcccaaaaaaaaacttggaaaATCCTTCTGAGATCAGTTTTGACAAAGTAAAGAAGAACAATAGTGTGTCATAATATTTACTAAATTCATCATCggattgattttttaaatgcctATCAATATCTctcttcttcttttttgtaaaacagGTAGATGACTTAGACAAATGTAAGATAGTTATAGTTGAaaactgaaatttgtttacagAAGATCCGTTTTGTCGCAGTATTATCAAATGCATTGTTTAGTTTAATCAGtatgttattcaaataaatgtaattgGGCAACAGGCAAATCCTCTCCATAATGTATTGTATCTATAAATGAGCTGAGGTACATCCCCAATGCTTGaaaagatctgcttaccctttcggagcatcTGAATTCACCCCCAGTTTtgggtagggttcgtgttgctaagtctttagtttctatgttttattttgtctgtttgtctttttcttcgatctatgagtttgactgttcttCTGgcatctttcgcccctctttcgtacatcctcatttttgttattatcataaTAAACTATCACTTGAAAGGAAATTTGAACGATAGATAGTTTATACATTATTCTACCTTGGGTGGTTtgtaaacatatcaaataagGCGCAATTCAGTATTATCAAAACAGCCAagaatttgaattttaacaGAATGATAATTAAAACTACCGGCATAATtaacaaattcaaaacatttgttaacatattttgtttcaataaaatGCTTTTATGATCTACATGGAGATCATTTTGGGAAATACAGTATTCAATTATAATTTGACCGATTTCATACTCAGGACTGCAATGCGGGAATTGTGATGGTGTATATTTTTAACACtgtcgttaatttttttttttttatagaaaaaaggtCTGAATTATTTGTACTGTTGGtacgaaatttgtttgattgCGATTTCATATTCTACGCCTTTTGGGAATGCTTTCTATGAAACAGTTTTAGACAcgatatccaaaatgttaacaaagTGGGTTTTAGATATGTTACCAATTCCCGTGATAAaaatatctattgatatatactAACCTTTCAAATAGTACATCCTTCCATCTTCCGCGGTTACATCTGAATATGTATTTAACCTAGAGTACATATAACAGatcttattttgtttgttgtaagACATTGCTGAACATTGGGTAAGTTTGGTACATTGTCTAAAGCACTCTATATTGGTCTCTGTCGTCATAGATTTAACCAGATTGCCTTGTAAATGTTTATTCCGTAGTTCTTTTCTTTCtgtcattttgttaaaatctCCATCAATTCTTGTGGGAATGAAAGTAATAAAACCggtcactataaaacaaaaatagttcttcaacatttgtttcatatttacttttgctctgaatacatgtatatccttGTCTCATTAGTTTTcgttcttttttaaaagaatgtactgtgacgtcacatttgaattgaaaaaagcATGCATAGTACGAAAACATATGATCTGACCATAATCAATTGATTCGAATAATGACGACTTAATCCTAGTGGAGTTAATTCTAATGATTTTGCCTGTAATTAATTTTCTACTATCCAAACAAGCGTTAAATTAGTTTGATTGTTGATTTAATATTGGCAGCATTTATCATTGATCGTAATCTTTTTAACACTTCAATCATATATGCAACACAAAAAATGGTCTCCACGCTCAATATTTACTTCCTTTCCAATATTTGGACAAGAAAATCAAAGTTTATCAAAACcaaattaaacattaattttatacatGCATATGCTCATTCATGGCTCTACAATGTGTCGATATCCGCACATTGGCATGGCCCAATGTCAAGAATTTTCGAGGACTTTTGATGACGTCTTTAAAGCtgaatccattggatgttggatacGTACTGATCGATATTTTAGTCtaagttgtttgatttttttatcagttggGATAGCATGGACATGctctagctgtcagtaacttcgaatactctcagatctgcaaccatatgtccccatgcaaatgcattgatcttccAAAAAGGGGGGATTCGAACACCCGGACCACCCACTCTCTGGATCTGCCAGTGTCTTTTATGTTGTGGGGATAATGTGCTTGCGTTATGTTTCTTGTATCGATCTGATGGGTTAAGCCCTTTCCAACTGGTACTATGAGTTTACCTTATGTTGTTAGGTTACTCCTAGGTCTCAGGTTATGGGAAATGTTAGGCGCCCACAAATTAGTTGTATCCCACTACATTATGTATGATCCTGTCCCAAATCCTGAGCCTTTAAGTCAGTGGTTGTTGTTAACA
It contains:
- the LOC134683750 gene encoding collectin-12-like; its protein translation is MKQMLKNYFCFIVTGFITFIPTRIDGDFNKMTERKELRNKHLQGNLVKSMTTETNIECFRQCTKLTQCSAMSYNKQNKICYMYSRLNTYSDVTAEDGRMYYLKDVNNCLTEEGYSYKSSVMLCIKFYNVKVIYHDAVSTCQSQNTSLVKIDSQEKQNVLYSYLVVDEQFNAGHIYLQGNRVPNTSEWVFDDGTPITYLPWNLGQPEAYDQMYLCALAQDKGMWHDCVGTQLFGFVCERNLF